The Garra rufa chromosome 8, GarRuf1.0, whole genome shotgun sequence genome has a segment encoding these proteins:
- the LOC141340178 gene encoding sentrin-specific protease 7, protein MKKMPHEKKRNSPDSCNVTLDRRRALTLSPAINNNSCPTESPLKIPRRVSIAEDECVNTEMSKEKKNSPSKIHWTQLASNGTSSKSDPKSEKQSDREHAIKQEIHRRHVKVVLEDVLRTEIGQSFLRCGRQSCQKTNQLESKRQSDHTSTAPLTDKRRTSLTKRGETDSTGPKATSPSHNQTDSSTENESRQHKENNSPKSKQLNSSSKLLESSKVSDNSCSPRESDSPQAVQISEQLPKQTKASTSEDNEVLILEGSPQNEETPSSGCESICSPSSSLATRGCLRERKSGGKHPPSKEERRKTQECPKHASDEKENHSLRNGEAVQEVDGMRESVLRLSVGADNEIPVKRCRMDSPSDEQGPSSDPGSGSFITESSKLNPCEPIVLSSEEEDEVEGGERKEVKASALNIQPLEGAKDMNIEDKSGKNVIHTQNSVMVKWPLSSLHMGGVSATCESMEITTEEISFLLKDSLVNISISTASVCKYSVWEEPMLSGCGLVKDNEVPPPSLVIFWLSDAQAHQLHSDLSIILSGTSPAEDSTCVLLCLAERVTSVDSAILASLMDFMILNQNNSEHPALTPQESLELLLSSEETHLLQLLTPKTDPQTSTAEHAAVSAGKSQDSDVQLKPVYTLCHRRAQGSYSVTLEPALGAEWTPYQHCGPARRLIQFPPPPSKGAITVTTEDLECLDSGEFLNDVIIDFYLKYLLVEKAPQASVDRSHVFSSFFYKQLTRRDNANEDSTSTPAQIRRHQRVRTWTRHVDIFDKDFLFVPVNQEAHWYLVVICFPGLEETQYVMRDSGGSVQGNGGKGLGESKGEIHGENRFSGDEDKDDSRIKSGTSHHLPDCTENTCKRPTVCQRPCILIMDSLKLSVHERIFKLLREYLQVEWQAKRGGYRDFSSERMMGVHCKVPLQDNSSDCGLYLLQYAESFLQDPVVHFDLPLRLERWFSRQKVRGKREEIRDLILHL, encoded by the exons ATGAAAAA AATGCCACATGAAAAAAAACGTAACAGCCCTGACTCCTGTAATGTTACCCTGGACCGGAGGAGAGCTCTGACCCTCTCACCTGCGATCAATAATAACAGCTGTCCG ACTGAGAGCCCTCTGAAGATCCCCAGGAGAGTTTCCATAGCTGAGGATGAATGTGTGAATACAGAGATgtctaaagaaaagaaaaatagccCCTCCAAG ATCCACTGGACACAACTGGCCTCAAATGGTACATCCTCCAAGTCAGATCCCAAATCAGAAAAACAAAGTGATCGAGAACATGCAATAAAGCAGGAAATCCACAG GCGTCACGTCAAGGTGGTTTTAGAAGATGTCCTTAGGACAGAGATCGGGCAGAGCTTTCTTAGATGTGGCAGGCAGAGCTGCCAAAAGACAAACCAATTAGAGAGCAAAAGGCAGAGTGATCACACCTCAACAGCTCCGCTCACAGACAAGAGGAGAACCAGTCTAACAAAAAGAGGAGAAACAGACTCTACTGGACCAAAAGCCACTTCACCATCCCATAACCAGACGGACTCATCCACTGAAAATGAATCACGTCAACACAAAGAAAACAACAGTCCAAAATCCAAACAACTGAACTCATCATCGAAACTATTAGAGTCATCTAAAGTATCAGATAACTCTTGTTCACCCAGAGAAAGTGACTCACCACAGGCTGTTCAGATAAGTGAACAGTTGCCTAAACAGACCAAAGCATCTACTTCTGAAGATAATGAAGTATTAATTCTTGAAGGATCTCCACAGAATGAGGAAACACCTTCTTCTGGATGTGAATCTATATGTAGCCCCTCTTCATCGTTAGCAACGCGGGGTTGCCTGAGAGAGAGAAAATCAGGTGGCAAG CATCCACCCAGTAAGGAAGAAAGGAGAAAAACACAAGAGTGCCCTAAGCATGCTTCAGATGAAAAGGAAAACCACTCTCTCAGAAATGGAGAGGCGGTGCAGGAAGTGGATGGAATGAGAGAAAGTGTATTACGCCTCTCAGTCGGGGCTGACAATGAAATCCCCGTCAAAAGATGTCGTATGGACAGCCCTTCAGATGAACAGGGTCCCAGCTCAGACCCTGGCTCTGGGAGCTTCATCACAGAGTCCTCCAAGCTCAACCCATGTGAACCTA TTGTTCTGTCCAGTGAAGAGGAAGATGAAGTGGAAGGAGGGGAAAGAAAAGAGGTGAAAGCCTCTGCCCTAAACATCCAGCCACTGGAGGGTGCAAAAGACATGAATATAGAAGATAAATCTGGAAAAAATGTCATTCACACACAG AATTCTGTTATGGTGAAGTGGCCGCTGTCTTCCCTTCACATGGGTGGAGTTAGTGCTACTTGTGAGAGCATGGAG ATCACTACAGAAGAGATCTCCTTTTTATTGAAAG ATTCTCTAGTGAATATTTCGATATCGACGGCTAGTGTGTGTAAATACAGTGTATGGGAGGAGCCAATGTTGAGTGGGTGTGGCCTGGTTAAGGACAATGAGGTTCCACCCCCTTCTCTGGTCATCTTTTGGCTGTCTGATGCCCAAGCACACCAATTACACAGTGACCTGTCTATCATCCTGTCAGGCACAAGTCCAG CTGAAGACAGTACTTGTGTGTTGCTGTGTTTGGCTGAACGTGTAACTAGTGTTGACAGTGCGATCTTGGCCTCTTTAATGGACTTCATGATTCTAAATCAGAACAACTCCGAACACCCTGCCCTCACACCCCAGGAAAGCCTGGAACTGCTTCTGAGCTCAGAAGAAACGCACCTTCTCCAACTGTTGACACCCAAAACTGATCCTCAAACCAGCACTGCTGAACATGCTGCTGTATCTGCTGGGAAG TCTCAGGATTCTGATGTGCAGTTGAAGCCAGTTTACACGCTGTGCCACAGAAGAGCTCAGGGTTCATACAGTGTTACCTTGGAACCTGCACTTGGAGCAGAATGGACACCGTACCAACACTGTGGTCCGGCACGcag ATTGATTCAGTTCCCTCCTCCACCCTCCAAAGGAGCCATCACCGTGACGACAGAGGACCTGGAGTGTTTAGACAGTGGCGAGTTTCTTAATGATGTCATCATCGACTTCTACCTCAA GTATCTTCTGGTGGAAAAGGCCCCGCAAGCATCTGTAGACAGATCTCATGTTTTCAGCAGTTTTTTCTATAAACAGCTCACACGCAGAGACAATGCTAATGAGGACAGTACAAGCACACC AGCTCAGATCAGAAGGCATCAGCGTGTGAGGACATGGACGCGTCATGTAGACATCTTTGACAAAGACTTCCTGTTTGTGCCTGTCAATCAAGA AGCTCACTGGTACCTCGTGGTGATTTGTTTTCCTGGGTTAGAAGAGACACAGTATGTGATGAGGGACAGTGGAGGCTCTGTGCAGGGCAATGGAGGTAAAGGTTTGGGTGAGTCTAAGGGTGAGATTCATGGAGAGAATCGATTCAGCGGTGATGAGGACAAAG ATGACAGTCGTATAAAGTCAGGCACGTCTCATCATCTTCCG GACTGTACGGAAAATACATGCAAGAGACCTACTGTGTGTCAAAG accATGTATTCTCATCATGGATTCCCTAAAGTTGTCGGTTCACGAACGTATCTTCAAACTCTTGCGCGA ataCCTTCAGGTGGAATGGCAGGCAAAAAGAGGTGGTTATCGTGACTTCAGTAGTGAGCGCATGATGGGTGTCCACTGTAAAGTCCCCCTACAGGACAACAGCAGTGACTGTGGCCTTTACCTGCTACAATATGCAGAAAGTTTTTTACAG GACCCTGTGGTACACTTTGACTTGCCATTGAGATTGGAGCGCTGGTTTTCACGTCAAAAGGTGCGAGGAAAACGGGAGGAGATTCGAGACCTCATCCTACACCTT